From Erigeron canadensis isolate Cc75 chromosome 5, C_canadensis_v1, whole genome shotgun sequence:
CAAACTCTAAGATTACCTTCATAAGCTGAAGCTCTTCAACAGGTGCATGTCGATTGTCCTCAAGCCACTGAGCTGTGTCAGCAATGGCTTTCTCCATTTTCTTCAAGCTTGTGGGTTGCACCCTCATCTTGATATTGGAGTCACTAATCTTATTCTCCATGTCGTATAAGCATTGCTCTAACTCGTTGTATGCAGCTGCTTTTTTCTTGTACTCTTCATCCTCACGTTTGTACTGCTCAGCATCCTTTATCATCCTTTTAATCTCTGTATAGAGTCTTCCTTTGTGATTGGTAATTATAAGTTTCTCTATTTTACCAGTGGATAATGTCTTAGCAGTGACAGTGAGGATCCCACTAAAATCTATTTCTTTGCATACCTCAACTCTTGCAACTCCTCTTGGAGCAGGTGGTATGCCAGAAATTCTAAACATCCCCAAGAAATGGCTGTCGATAGATCTGGCTCTTTCACCTTGATACACCTTGAAATCTATGGAAGTTTGGTAGTCATAACTTGTGAAAAAAGTCCCAGCATTGCTTGTAGGTACTGGAGTGTTTCGTGGGATCACAACAGTCATTACTTCTCCAATTGTCTCTACCCCAAGATGAGAGATAATGAGGGAGGAGGAGTATAAAGATGAGAGATAAAAACAATAGACGAGAACGTGTAGCAATATAAGGCGGGGAAAATAAGCGGGTAATCATAACCATTCCCCCCAATTTACTCTATAATGGCCCATTACCCAGTTTTGGTATTCATTatctacatttttttaaaacaagcATCATCAATCATTATATTACCCATTCCCCACCCCTAAAAACCCCCACCAAGCATGCCCTAAATCTTCAGGGACGGCCCTGCACGGATACCATTGCTGGTTAAAGTTGGAAACAACGAGTTATTGTTGGATGCTTTCCCAATTCATTAGACGGGTAATCAAAAGACTAAATGTTGGATCATGGGCTTGACATCGaagcgcgtaacccgaccaggcaaaagcgcgtaacccgaccacccactattagcagcgacgtcgccgcaaatagtgggtcccaTAGGTCAGACTGCAACATTCAAAGCCACAGAATCACGTGCAATGggccccactattagcggcgacgtcgccgcaaatagtgggcccCCCACTGCGTTACATCGTTTTAAACGACGCACTCTCGTCTTCTCCCTATTATTCTtccttttcattctctttctccaTAAGAACACTCCCTCTCTTCCTCCATAATTTCCTTTCTTCtccatataataactttttttatttacaaaatccGGCCATCTATCCCTTCATCCTCATTATCAACAATCCTTTTTACACCACCCACGTTTTCCGGCGTCCCGGAGTCCATTTTCAGGCGCGGTTTTAGCGGCGACTTTTTTCCGGCGAATAAGTTTTCCGGCCAACCAGTTTTGCGGGGAACGTTTTTTCCAGTGATATACGGCAAACCAGTTTTGGGGAATTCCGGCGAACTCCGGGGATCCAGTTTTCCGGCGACCCAGTTAGTCCGGTTTTTGTTCTACTCATTTTTCCGGTGAACCAGTTTTCAGACGAGgtaacactcatttaccttttaaatagttgtttttattttaatatataataatgttatcaaatatttgtttgttatagaaattattagtttgggttgggttgggaATGTGAGTGAAAATTGGAGTATGGTTGGGTTGTATAGGTGGAATAGagagaaattaatttttaataagagATTGGGTTgagttggttcactgatgtggATAGTCTAATGTGAGTCCAGATTCTTCTAATAATGTTTGTTTCTCACTctgtatattaaatatattgttttataaatttaatactcgtataatgtttttttaattaacataatgtgattttaaattaatataaatgacaacGACAATGTAACGTGAAACAAATTAAGTTTCAATTTGTtcagtttaaaataaaatgagttcAATGTtggtttattttgttaaaacaCTTGTTAGTATGTtgaagcagcatggttggatcagtggtaaacagaGGTCATAGGTTccatcctcatcccatgcaaaggttggagggccttttctaccatttaggtggaaactggaagcagcctctctacttaggtagaggtaaggtctgcctacatcttaacctcccccatatacCGTCAAGGTATTGGGCTCAAAACCCAAGAAAAACGGCACTAAGCAGTTACTTTTACTTGTTAATATGTTGGAAAGATGACTGATACTCTATTTGAAGTGAAATAATTAATCAACATATAAATTAGTCTAAAagtcattttaaaatcacaatattatctttttctaaatttcttttctaattttatcttttcatattttcatgtatGAATATCATCTTGTAATTATAGGACATTTGAACGATATGAACTTATTATGAAGTATATTGCACATGCCAAGTCCAATTGAATAAAAACTCTATTTGGCCCAAAGTAAGTATTGCACTAGTCACTTCAGTCAACGAACACGGTAGTCAACGAACACGGTAGTGATGGAGGTGATACGACGGCTATCAAAACCACTCACCGGCGAATACTTGAGGCAAACCCTAATCAATACATCTCAGATTAAGCCCATTCTAAAACCAAGAAttttctcttcttcatcatcttcttattCTACTCAAGTAGGTTGGTTTAATGGGttgggaaagaaaaaaaaaattatgagttTACCATCTATTGTGCAAGCCGGTGACCCGGTTCTTCATGAACCCGCCCGAGAAGTCATGGTTGGAGAAATCGGGTCGGAGCGTATCCAGAAGATAATTGATGATATGATTCAAGTTATGAGAAGACGACCCGGGGTTGGCCTTGCTGCTCCCCAAATTGGTATTCCTTTAAAAgtcagtttctttctttctttttttcatttattttgctataaatatttttaaacggGTAACATGTAAAATTGGACATGATGACGTTAACTCCTTGTGTTTTCTCTATTGTTTCTTGTTTCTTGTTTCTGTATATGCATTTTTGTCTGACACTAATAGTTATTTAATGAGCAGATTATTGTAGTGGAGGATACTAAAGAATACATAGCACAAGAACCAGAAGAAGAGACCAAGGCACATGACAGGCATCCTTTTGATCTTATGGTATGTgaataaaactttaagaagtGTGTAGTCCCGATTCTTACAATGGGAAAGTTTTGTAAACGGTTTCTTGAAATGTAGGTTATTTTGAACCCAAAACTTAGAAAAAAGAGCAACAAGTCAGCATTGTTTTTTGAAGGCTGTTTAAGGTGAGTTTACTTGCCCTGTTTTATCAATCCTTAATGGATGAATAAAGTTTGTGTTCAAATTCCCGTATTTGATTTAGCATTCAACGCTTTCACATTAATTGGTATACAATGTGGTATATGGACTATGGTCTC
This genomic window contains:
- the LOC122599305 gene encoding peptide deformylase 1A, chloroplastic-like, with protein sequence MEVIRRLSKPLTGEYLRQTLINTSQIKPILKPRIFSSSSSSYSTQVGWFNGLGKKKKIMSLPSIVQAGDPVLHEPAREVMVGEIGSERIQKIIDDMIQVMRRRPGVGLAAPQIGIPLKIIVVEDTKEYIAQEPEEETKAHDRHPFDLMVILNPKLRKKSNKSALFFEGCLSVDGYRALVERFLEVEVRGLDRDGKPMKVNASGWQARILQHECDHLEGTLYVDKMVKRTFRTVENVDLPLASSCPKQGVC